From a single Bacteroidota bacterium genomic region:
- a CDS encoding response regulator transcription factor — protein sequence MTKNTILALDDELSILKILDFYFGKNYNVVSKSNGKVALEWMQQGQLPDIIIADVNMPDMNGLEFIAQIRASGFFRDIPLIMLSGNEGTADKIKCLKAGADDYLVKPFNPEELEARIENILRRIRKN from the coding sequence ATGACTAAAAATACAATACTGGCTTTAGATGATGAATTAAGTATTCTAAAAATACTTGATTTCTACTTTGGAAAAAACTACAATGTTGTATCAAAAAGCAATGGAAAAGTGGCTTTAGAGTGGATGCAACAAGGTCAGTTACCAGATATTATTATTGCTGATGTAAACATGCCTGACATGAATGGGCTAGAGTTTATTGCGCAAATAAGAGCAAGTGGTTTTTTTAGAGATATTCCGCTTATTATGCTTAGTGGTAATGAGGGTACTGCTGATAAAATTAAATGTTTAAAAGCAGGAGCAGATGATTATTTGGTAAAACCATTTAACCCGGAAGAACTGGAAGCTCGAATTGAGAACATATTACGTAGAATTAGAAAAAACTAA
- a CDS encoding sugar transferase, with protein MNAKKPAIALIDENPELIVDFSHQFRDNFEIFSFENVFQFIQWTNKNPPVKLIISGNDLLGVKGMTLRKNCKNIPKTANVPFITLVPKITERNKSVALHEEFADIFDLPINKNDFLIRANYLIDNPPRYHQSILNARNEFADYSMPFMKRLFDILVSGIALLCLSPVFLLIALLIRLESKGKVFYFSKRVGTGYNVFKFYKFRSMRTGADSMLKDLKHLNQYTNTKATATNENANQTFDLKVYLCDDCKSKNISCQASLFMDGIQICEKAYIEKRKTNAGSTFIKIENDPRITRVGRFIRNTSIDELPQLWNVLIGDMSIVGNRPLPLYEAEKITTDQFSMRFIAPAGITGLWQVTKRGKGGPMSEEERMELDNEYAKTYSFWNDIKLILKTIPALFQKENV; from the coding sequence ATGAACGCAAAGAAACCCGCTATAGCGTTAATAGATGAAAATCCTGAGTTAATTGTTGATTTCTCACATCAATTCAGAGATAATTTTGAAATTTTTAGTTTCGAAAATGTTTTTCAATTTATACAATGGACCAATAAAAACCCTCCCGTAAAACTGATTATTTCTGGTAATGATTTACTAGGTGTTAAAGGGATGACATTACGAAAAAACTGTAAAAACATTCCCAAAACAGCCAATGTTCCATTTATTACCTTAGTACCCAAAATAACCGAACGCAATAAAAGCGTAGCATTACACGAAGAGTTTGCAGATATTTTTGATTTGCCCATCAATAAAAATGATTTTTTAATAAGGGCTAATTATTTAATAGATAATCCTCCACGTTACCACCAGTCAATTTTAAATGCACGTAATGAGTTTGCTGATTACTCAATGCCGTTTATGAAACGATTGTTTGATATTTTGGTTTCAGGAATTGCGCTGCTTTGCTTATCACCGGTATTTTTACTCATAGCTCTTTTAATCAGATTAGAAAGCAAAGGCAAAGTATTTTACTTTAGTAAACGTGTAGGCACAGGTTATAATGTATTTAAGTTTTATAAGTTTAGAAGTATGCGTACAGGTGCTGACAGTATGCTTAAAGACCTAAAACATTTAAACCAATACACCAATACCAAAGCGACTGCAACAAACGAAAATGCCAATCAAACATTTGACTTAAAAGTATATTTATGTGACGATTGTAAAAGCAAAAACATATCATGCCAGGCATCGCTTTTTATGGATGGTATTCAAATTTGTGAAAAAGCGTATATTGAAAAACGCAAAACCAATGCAGGCTCTACCTTTATTAAAATAGAGAATGACCCGCGTATTACAAGGGTTGGGCGCTTTATAAGAAATACCAGTATTGATGAATTACCACAACTTTGGAATGTATTAATTGGCGATATGAGTATTGTAGGAAACAGGCCTTTGCCTCTTTACGAAGCTGAAAAAATCACAACAGACCAGTTCTCGATGCGCTTTATTGCACCTGCAGGTATTACCGGTTTATGGCAGGTAACCAAACGCGGAAAAGGCGGCCCGATGAGCGAAGAAGAACGCATGGAATTAGATAATGAATATGCTAAAACATACTCGTTTTGGAATGATATAAAGTTAATCCTTAAAACCATTCCTGCTTTGTTTCAAAAGGAAAACGTTTAG
- a CDS encoding CoA-binding protein, whose protein sequence is MKKTLVIGASAKPDRYAYIATVMLGEYKHEVYPFGLKEGAIENVTIKTAWPTETDFDTVTLYLNKQNQKEYTDKIIALKPKRVIFNPGTENTEFEKTLREKGIEALEACTLVLLRTGQF, encoded by the coding sequence ATGAAAAAAACTTTAGTTATAGGAGCAAGCGCAAAACCTGACAGATATGCTTATATAGCCACTGTTATGTTGGGTGAATATAAACATGAGGTATATCCGTTTGGTTTAAAGGAAGGAGCAATTGAAAATGTTACAATTAAAACGGCTTGGCCTACGGAAACGGACTTTGATACGGTAACATTGTATCTAAACAAGCAGAATCAAAAGGAATATACAGATAAAATTATTGCCTTAAAACCTAAGCGTGTTATATTTAATCCGGGAACAGAAAACACGGAATTTGAAAAAACGTTAAGAGAAAAAGGAATTGAAGCTTTAGAGGCTTGTACTTTGGTTTTACTGAGAACTGGACAGTTTTAA